AGCTTAATCAACATAACTCCAAACAGCCCCAATCCCAAGACAGCCAAACCTACGGAGCTAGTGCAGCTAAGCAGCTAGAGTTCCTTCGATCAGTTTAAACCAACAACTCTAATAAGGGAACCGAAACTATTCAAATGAACAACAAAAAATATGATACAACAGGAGTTGTATCAACTAGCATAGCTGCAATTCAAATATTAAATCTAGTGTTGGCGGGTAGGGTGGATTTTCCCCCGTCAGCAAcacattaaagaaaattttaatattcttaattttattgaatttaaatatataaatctcTTTTCTCGATGTATACCACTTGATATTCGGAAGTCTACTAGATTAGACTAATCTAGATTCAAGTGAGATCGAACCATTTAAGGTTAAAACTCTtccaatcatgaattttctagTCACAAGACTCATGCTCAATTAAGGATACCAAATGCCAATTTACTTAACTCGCGATGATAAAAAGTCTATTCCTATTCGTTAGCAATTTAAATTGTCTCTTTTTATTAGTGATTTTTTACATTGAGTACCACTTGATACTCGAAAGTCCAATGGTTCGATTAATATGAGCTTGGGCGAGGTTGACCCACTAAGGGATATATCTTCTCCCaagcatgatttttttttctagtcaCAAGACTCACTCCCGAGGTCTTACCATAGGATTATAAGCGCCGACTCATCTAAAATCAACTCATGTTAATATAAAGCTATTTAAATTCGTCACTAATTTAAGTAGCTTTTTTAATTTGAGGCATTAGAAATAtccttttaataaattttaaccTATTGCGAGGAAGCTCGTCCACCTAAAATTAGCGGATCACTTAAAGCCTATTATATTGCGTCATGATACTTTAATTAGAAATGTTGAAAATTCAGATCAAGATTATCGGAAAGAAAGTGTTAgcttttataaaatattaattagtacaatattttaaaaaatatggatCATTTACTAATCAAATGAGTGTTCATAATTTTTACACATAAATAGTTGtatcataattttaattctactaCATATTAGTTATTACGCAGACTACTAtaacaaatcaaaaaattcatgaatttttttctctgaTCCTTGGCATCGTGCGGGTGCAATAAATGATATATACCAatatttaaaacaaaatacacttttagataaaataaaacCATTAAGTATCAGTATATAAACCAAAATTTGGATAAAAGTATTTAAAAAGTTGTAAaggtattttttttcatagatataaatgtgaaaatttttataaaagaaGTTAGTACGAATGCCAAGTGGACAGCTATCGTATTCACATTTTCCCCCCTAAATCGTGAGATTTTCTAGTGGTTAAAAATTTAGTCGAatggaatttatatttttcatatttcctTGAAATGGTAGAACTTGgttacaatttcttttttttttttaatgattaatGATACCTTTGGTTACTATTTTCAATAAATCATCGTCAATAAACTagttaaatttaaaaacaaaatatttgaaatcaTTTCTAGAGTTTATCAATATGAATTTAACATAGAAAGCTTTCGAATTGTGTTATCTTATTAACATATGCTTACCATCGATACATATTGCATtgcctctcttttactttttcgAACATTAGCCGTGGTATTCTCAGGAAATTAACTATAGAAAGAAGCTGCAAAACGAACTGTCCCTTTGATAATGAAGCTGTGTTCAATTATTGTGCCAACAAAAATTGTGCGAATATCTACATTAGGCATAGACAGAAACTATTGAGGGGAGCAAtccaaaattattaattattggtGACTGCATTTGCCAGTTGATACTGTTATGGGTCCCAAATCAATCGCCCACTTGGGTTGCCCAAAATCTTCAACTTTTTGGACTCTTATTTGAGGAGAAATTCTCAGACACGAAGattaaaaagagaaacaaaagaACCACACCCGGGATTTACGTGGTTTGCAACAATGCTGTGTGATCTTTATGTTCATGGATAAAGGAGGTTCAAACAATATTTACTCATTCAATAGTTAATTATGCGTGtggaatatataaatatgtattaaCGTAATCCTAAATAGCCGAAATAAATCAtatttacaaatatatatatatatataattcactAACAACTTAATAAAATTTGATGGGTTCAAACAACAGAGGGCATAGTGCTGTGATAGATGCCTTCATCGGATAATTTAGAGGTTTTTCTATTCGATTCTTGTGATGAAATATGTGtctttttattagatttttcatttatttatacaagactcatactttttttataaataaaaaaagaaattaatcaaCCCTGGTTATATAATCGAGGTCGTCCCGTAAAATTTAAGACAGTCTGACAAGTCCTAATTCTGAGAGGTTGGACCTGCGTAAATGAGTGATGTtttaaagagagagaagacaaGAAATATGGTTAAAAACCAGATGTCAATCAAATGATTGGAAGGTagcactcttttttttttttaatgtacatatattacTTGATATTAGAAAATTCAACGGGTCAAACTAATTCAATAAGAGTaaaaaatcttcaaattatagatatttttttctctattcaaAAGATTCagatttgatatttttgttaaGAAGAAAAGGTACCGAATCGAATGAACGAACTCAACAGTGCTTAGAGAAATGATGTTTTCCCTGTGTTTGCATGGAGGAAGACAAAATAACTGCACAACCCAACAAATTAGCAGTTCTAGCAAACCCACACTCTCCttgttttctcttctttcccCTCACCTCACCTCCACTCACTGCCACATCCATCTCTTGTTTTCTTCAATATCCTGATAAGTCTCCAAGGTCGATCATGCCCtaataaaaccaaacacaaccttCAATGTCTAAGTTGATTGATTGAAAAAGAATTGATTGAGAAAGGTCGATATGCTCGGGGTGCAAACGATCCTCTCCTCTGGTTCGCGAAAAGCCGGGGTTACTGTGCTAGATGAAGACTTGGATTTGATCCATTAGTTTTATATCTTCTCAATTGAAGATTTAGAGGTACATCAAAATGCAAATGGTtgcgattttttttccccagaAGTGAATGATCCAAATCATGAAACAAAATCACAAATTAAAGGGAGTTTATTGAATCCTATAACCCGTCAAGAAATCAATCATATGATTTTTATACTTTTGCCTGTTACATCATGAGACCATGTAAGAAGCGCTCTCTCTTCACTTTGCTAATGTCGAAGATCCAATGACCGCGCTAACTTTGGAACCATGTAACACGTacacatatattatatcacAACTATATGCGTGtatttagggtttttttttcctgtcaTAAGGGAAGCTCATGAACTCAttacaatgaaatgaaaatcctagttatctaataaaggggcaaGAATAGTCCTATAGCGAAAATCGAACCTGTAACATTTTGGGTAATAGGCAAGAAGAGGTGTGATGAAAAGAGTAGAGAGAATATTTCAAAATGTAAATCCATATATGTAATTAACTGCTTTTAATACTTACTGTAATGAGTTACATTCTGGTCATTGAGCTGGAGAGATTTGAAATGCAACATAACAAAAGATAGATCTCTCGAAACACAATAGAATGTAACGTAATGACACGCAATGACAAGACGACTATATATGTAGATGTAGCACTAGTCAAAGAAATGCATACTTAGAGCTATTGGAAATTAAGGTTCATCAAGACATGTATATGTAAGTAAATCACTTGAAGCAAGCACGATGAATCGATCCTTCATCTCCCATGTTGTCTTCAGGTTGTGTCGTTGTGTTTTCAATGTCCAACAAGCACATCTCGGCATGGATGATTTCAAATCGGGAAGTAAAGCACACTCAAAAACAAAAGTCAAGATATCACAAGAGTTGATTTTGAAAGGAAGATGGATGGACAGAGACAAGTCCTCTCTAGCACGACATGAGAAAGCTAATAAAATCGATCTTGAGTGTGGAGGAGGATCGATTTGATCGCGACGCGGTTGAAGGTCACTTCAGGAGGACTTCTCCTCAATGGCAAGGTCCTCAGCTATGTTCCCACAAGGGTTCAGAGGATCGAGGAACGGTTGAATCTCGCAGCACTTCTTGGTGGCAAGAGgcagcttcttcttcatggTAGTGACTATGTCGTGGACGATGGGAATCGAGTCATTCAAGTTCATGTACTTCCTTGCGATGATGACTGAATTTATAACGTCATCGGTGGGATGAAACACTGAAAGGAACTCGAAGCCTCGGAGATCGGAGGGGTCAATGACTGGGTAGAGGAAAGCCCTAGCCCCATGTGCACTCCGGACCACCAAGATTGCGCCAGGAGCCATGTGGTTGGCCAGGTGAGCAATAACCCTAACCTTCTCCTCCTCAGCCATCCCCACGAGGGCCGCCAGGAACACGACGTCGTAGTCCCCTAGTGCGGTCGTGACATTCATTATGTCATCGGTATGGAATAGGACCCGCTTGGACAAGTCCGGGTCGGGTAGGACGAGGCGAAGAGCCTTGGAATTGGCGGACGGGTCGATGTCGTAGTTGTGGAAGACGGTATCATTGAGATGATTGGCAGCAAGGACAAGGGTGGTCAACGGGAGCGGGCCAGAGCCCACGAAAGCGACGCGGGCCGGGGCCCCACAGGTCAAGTGTTGGGAGAGGAGGTCGAACTCGAGGCGGGCGAGCTTGAGGTAGTTGTTGTAGTAAGGGAAGAGGTGGAGGTGGTCGAGGGGGTGGTCGAAGGAGGCGAGGAGGGACGAGAAGTGGCTCTCAAGGAGGCCCTCGGCCTCGCCACATAAGCGGATGAGGTCGGACCGGATCTCCTGGACCTTAGAGCAAAGGCTGTCGACCTCGATGGGGTGCGGGGGGATGCACGTGAGGACCAGCTGAGTGAAGAGGTTGTTGACATCTTTGCATGGGGATAGGGTCTCGAGGGAAGAGATCTTGGCGTGCAGTTCGCAGATGGTTCTGATGAGAGGGTCTTCTTGGCAAACCATGTCGACACCGTGAGGTTATTTTTGTCGTCGACAGCCTTTCACGAAGATTGATTGTGTGTTTAGAAAATGGAGGGATTGGCTTTGGAAGAGATGCTTAGGATGTTGTCATCCTGCCCTTCGATGGCCGATTATTTATGGGCTCCTTGTGGGGTCCATTTAGTGGCAATGCAATGCTTGTtactcctttttatttttgtattaaaaTCAATGTCCCAAAGTATCCCTAGCTATAGCTTGgttttattataaaagaaaataatttttacctaaaatggctcatGATTTATCTGTTTTGTCATAtctattttatgttttttattatcaaatttgtcacatgatttactttttgtatcaaattcatcccggcgttatcttttccgtcgacatctaacggtcgtgctAACATGGCTTTGTgaagagatagtgggccacacttgccatgTGGGCGTCACGTCAGCATGGCCGTTAGATGTCAACGGAAAaaataacgccgggatagatttgatacaaaaaataaaccatgagatagatttgattaaaaaaaacatacgatagatttgacaaaacgggtaaatcataagtcattttaggtaaattctccTAAAAGAAACATATGTAAATTGTGGTTTTTTTAACTTACGGCATATGACGTACTCATTAGtctcgatgattttcttttcacatttttaatTGTATGTTTGATAGGCGTGAAGGGAAATGAATGCAAGGGCATGAACCATATAGACGACATTCTGTATGCATGGTTCATTTCattcaattcttttttcttttctttttttgtgtcATAATATCCGAAAGTTCAATTGGCTCtaactaattcagtttgaaTCCAGTTAATCcattaagagataaaattctcacaacgaaaatatttttcatttacaaaacTCGAACTCAAAACATTACGTAAGAGAAACAAAAACAGATCACTTGATGAACCAATcggattctttttttttttttattaatgcaTCTCAAACATCTCATAAGAGATTACTAGCTAGTGAATAGACTACCATTAGTGACTATATGTGATCAATTATGATATGtagattatttttaaaataattataatatttattaggGGCATTAATTATATGTGCAGTGcgttttttcaaataataataggGAAAACTACACATTTAGTTTCGTACTTTTACCCATTTTTCTGTTTTATCctttttctattatattttctcttttaatcATATACCTTAcattacttttctgtttttgtcATTCTGTTAACTCTTCCTTAACTTTGATGAGTTAGCTTCGTATGAGTGCTCCATCAATGACACATCAGCTATTCTCCATCGGCTGCTACCCGTCAACTTACacatttaattcaattcatCTCTACTTTAAATCTAgttcaaattattaaaaagaagaaaaaagaaaaaaagaaaaaatatgaaaaaagaaagaagaagatgaacaagcGGCAGCAAGGAGGGACTTCGCTTGTTCCTTTTCTTCGCGGAGTCCAAGTAAAGCATgagtaaaatcaaattttcaaatccaagggaaatcaaattaaaaccaacttttaaaatttctaagCTAACAAAAACCCTAACGCAATCAAGCGAATCCCAAATTTTGCTTCGATACTCTCCTTTCATTGCCATTacttaatttgaagatttgttGTTGGCTTTGATCAATTTGAGTCTTTCTCTTTGGAGTTTCAAAGTAAATTTTCGAACATTTTTTGTTAGATCTCAAAATCAACAATgaactttttctttcattgaaCGAGAAGACtcaacaaagaagagaaatgCGAAGTATATATACTAAATTGGGAGCAAAGCATAAAATAGAAGCAGCACTGAAATGAGGAATCCAACTTTACTACTTGGCCTTCCTGTTGGATTCAtgttcgtcttcttcttcttctactgCTTGTATGTTCTTtgattatctttatttttccttcttttgagATAAATCCGATTGTAGTGAAAGATGAAGTATACTTTTATAAtcgattgaattttttatcgGTTTCATTTCATCCCTCTATTGctgtttcttttttggataataAATTGCTGACCTATCATTTATACTGCACCCACAAGGATCCAACTCAGTATACTTAAAGGAATAAATAACGGAAGGACGAATAGCAACGGAAGATACacgatgaaaatagaaaaaaaaatgaaaaaagaatgaaaatagaaaagttgaCAACTGAAAGTATAGTTTttccataataataataacatttaTTAAGGTCATTAATTATATGTGTAgttagtttattttttttaaaaatgatagTATTTATTAGGGGcatgaaatatatgtatagTTAGTTTTAATATATGGATTGATTATTTCAGCCATATTAAATATAAgtgaaaaagacaaaaaccccAATTTTGGTTTAGGGTCGGGACAAATCGcaccatatttttttatttgggacaATTAGTTCTATGTGGTTTGCTCCGTTAAACATAGGGGGTTacggcgttaatttttttcattttcagtcctcaatctttaactttttaatcattttggttctaaatctttttcttttatcattcatattttcaacttttcattttatttcattttagtcctataaagaaaatcaaaagggAAGGGGGGGTCGGGGCTGCCAATCAGCGACCCCGatcccgacccctccaccgaggtcgccggTACCCACAGAGGACGCCGACGACCTTgatggaggggtcggggtcgccgattggcagCCCCAACCCCAAATCAACCGAGGACTTCGAGTCTAACGGAGCAAATCACAGGAGGGCTAATTGTCCCAAACAAAAGAACATGGTGCGATTTGTCCATACCCTAAACCACAAGgaggtttttgtctttttccctaaatatAACCTTATTCAATCTAAATGTAGTTTATTTTACTGTATACTAGTGTTCAATCTAGTACGTGCAAGGGTTTTGaatcattattttaatattttaattcttaagaACAATAAGAATTTAGAACTATTAATTCGAATTTCAAACAATAAGTTCTAATATAATAGGCAAAATCTAAATGATGCAAtgacaaatttttaaaataacattTAATGATATTCTTACTTTCGaagtcattttttttcctttttcagctgattttttttttctgtgaaCATAAGTTCTTAGAGTTAGTGTTTGCAAATGATTCTTTTAGAAATCTAGCATGAAAGTTgacttaattattttaaaataaaattatattaattagcgACAATTTTGcaactatttttttaatttagtaTCCATTGATCATTTAATTACTGCATATATTTAGTTTAGTTAATACTAATTGTTTTGAACTTTTCCTTAAAGTAGTATTCTTCGATGTTGATATTGTTCAACGTTGAACTTTTATTTCTAAATATgactataaattataattagtgacttgtaataatttatttatatatgttcaaTTTATTACTTTGAATAGAATGAAAATAATGTTTtaatcaattttcatatttaattattgtCTTAATAAATCTTAGAATAGTTGTTGCGTTTTTTTGAAAAGCATTTGATGAACTATCGAGAAGCATTTATTGATTTTAAGTTAGTTTTACATAATGTATATTGATAGAGAGATGCTTGAAACCCTAACATAGCCATAATTATTTGGGGTAACAATCATTAAAAATGAGAACATTATGATTTGAttgaattaataatatattcagAGTTCGCATgacaaaattcaaaatgcaagtaatttattaaaaaattagtactattttattcaaaatttaaGCTACTCAATATTATACGTAATTTATCTCTTTTACATTGTGCAACGTACTTTTTCTGGTTATTAGGAAGGCTAAAgacctagtacaatgaaaaaaaatcctaactaactaataaatgggcaTAAATCAACATATGACATTTAAATCAACAGGCGATGGCGTGCACCACTGCGTTACACCCTCTTTGATTGCAATGTACTTTAGAATGATTGTACCCTAAACCTTCTTGTCTTGCTTAGTTTGCTTTATGATTAATGAAACAGATGCAAAGAACTGAAATATATAACGATCTATATTGAACCACCAACAGTAGTCATCTAGTGGTTAACAAATTTACTCTCATGTGGTTTGGTAACTCCAATGTCCTAAGTTCATATCCCCTCTAGTGCATTATCAAAAACAATCGCTAGTTGTGTGCATTTTGACTTGGGCTTGGGAAATATCGGCTTATGTAAACTATACTAGACCTTTGGTGGTACTATACTAATGGGGCAAGTATTTACGCTGGTTGTTCAGTTCGTCTGACATGTTTGCGATTGAATACGAGAGTCTTGACGTTGCGTAGCGGGGGGCGACAAGGTCGTCATTATTGCTGCCCACCATTTTACCTagcaaaaagggaaaaaaatctatattggAGTTAAAAGCTAcaaaattctaatttttttcggtggatacaaatttctaattttattaaaataaagtacGAAAGTTTAATTGAGTAACTTATTCAAACGACCCACCTCTCCCGAAAAGCCAaccaaaaagagagagagagaattgctTGCAAGCATAGCCAAAAGTATGTGGCATATCGAGTTTGTCATTCAAAGCTTCAAAAACGACCGAGTTCCGGGTGATTAAGTTATATAAGGCCTAATTGACTTTCTCGGATGGTCGATTGAGAGATGAAACTTTTGTGCAAGGCAACTTTGTCTACAAATTCAAGTAGGGTTGAGATCTATAGTCAAACTTATTAGGTTGTCCTTTGGTAagtttttgtatatatatgtacacttGATTCGATGTTGATAGTTATCCTGAAAATTCTTTTACTATTAGTCTACTAGAGGGTAAGCAACTATTAATTACgactcttttaaattttaccggtgatattatattatctatcaaaagagggtgtagtACAGTGGTGCACGCTCTCATCTGGTAATCAAGAAGTTCCAAGTTCGATATTTATTGGGGCTACCCGTGGCTATTTATTagcaattaaaatttatatttcatcgTAATAGGCCATGAGCCTCCttgtaacccaaaaaaaaattacaggtgTTACTATAATACTTATCAGTTTTAAACTTTCGAGGCGTGATATATTGTGCCTCGTCATGATTATCGGATTTTATAATAGTCTTTTTAGGTAGTGTGATTAACTGAACTTATTTGTCAAATCATCGACCCTAATAGCTTTTAATGCGCGATCTCTTGATGCATAGGTTATACTTATGATCAGTCAACCTATTGAACGTGGCAATGTACACCAACTCGATTAATTAGcattgaaaatttaagaatatTCCCCTATATTTTGGTTTCACACACGCAAAAACCTTCTGATTCTTCCCCTTCATGGTTTCACACTATGATCTACagagtaattaataattaacaaGTGGCGCACAGCCACaagttaaaataattcattctATTTCTAACATTTATCAAAGAATATAAACATATCAACAAATACACGCACGCATACATGtccaagaatatatatattagaacgATCGAACAACATATCAGATGCATGCcccaaaatttattttcatgagAAAATCAATCTGTtgtcgtatatatatatagattcagTTCACACTAAGCTggggcatatatatatatatatgtatatacactcACACACTCTTAACAACATGCATACATCAATTTACTAGCTAGGCATGCCGATAACTAGATATCTAATTGACAGGTAATTTAGGATTTTGACCACTTGGAAGGATATTTCTGGAATATATgatacatgtatataaatgTATGGGTTTTTCTAACATGACCACGTGTCAAGTGATACACGGTCATCATGGCCGTCCATCCGCAGGCCTCCCGCCGAGTGGACGGCCATGATCCCGGTGTCACCTGACACCGAGTCATGTTAGTGGCTCcgataaatgtatatatacacatatatttgTCACTGaacttaatatataatattttgcgGTGGaacttaatatataatattaaccaTTAATGGTTTactttaatttcttaataGATTAATTGGACAAAATGGTAAAGTCAAGAAACAATATCTATTGCAAAGAAAGAATGCTTTATCAAGCTACCGAATCAAAACCACAGTTTACAAAGTAAGACATAActaaattaatttgatatcGATTATTTAGTCAATTATCCCACAAAGGTCCTTCGCGGTTCGATGATCTTTTATGTAGCATGTGGCTGAAGAATCGAGAAGAGAATTTTTTGTCAATTGAATTTCTAAGAGATGTCCCAAAATTTTTCTAATGATAAAAAGAACCGCATGTATGCTACCgtttcaaaataaaatctcCCTATGTTGGCCaaacttaaaaaagaaatctatttatagaaaaaaaaatgaccatCAGCTGGTCCCCTCCCTATTAGGCACAAATGAAAGTTGTCATCAGTaataatatattcattttttcgaaaatatGCTAGCAGGGTTAACCTACAAAGTGTAAACTCCTAGATTCCGCTGCCATTATAAGATACTAGAGCAATGTACCCGTGTTAAGCACGGTGACAAATATAAAAAGACTGAAAATATAGTATACATAGTCTCGCGAACGATTAAAtccaattaattaactaaattGTAAATTAAACTGATAGGAAATATAGTCTATTAAAATTATAGTTAAAATTCGAATTTGACTTTTCAACTAGAGAGGTCATTTGGTGATATTAATTTTCCAATTAAATagtttaaaaggaaaaaaatttaaaaaaaaaaaggaaaccaAGGAGATGGAAAGATAGAAAGAGGAAAAGGGTCTGAGAGAGGGTGAGTGAATGAAAGAAAATAGGAGAAATTGGAGTTGTTTaagcaaattttaattatagttTTAATTTAGCTGTTGTTATTGATTAAGTTTatttactaaaaatatattttcaaagtGAAAATGagatagaaatttttttttcgacctttagagaaaatatcaaaccagattatatttattgaaaaattttccATGAATATACGTCAAtttgtaaatgaaataaatgcatatatatatatatatatatatatatatatatctttattggtgaataatatatttatattttctgatTAACAAAAAGGCTACCTAGATTTAATGGTTTTGTCAAGGCTGTGCCCTAAAGGcccataataaaatataataaactaAAACTAAATTCTCTAAAATAATAACAAGATTAGCCAAATCGTAACCAGTTTAATACATGCGTTTacttatttataaattaatgcaCATATTAATGATAAGGTTTGAATTTATCctggattaaaaaaaatcgtaACTAATGAATCGACCAAATCCTTACAAGGAAATCCTTGAGATCTTCTAATTAAGATGGTGAGTATTTATTTGGTAGGAGACATTTATGGGTCGTGGGAtttatgtggtaagaaatgtccAAGGGCATATTAAGCACTAAAAGATTGAAATAATTGCATTAATGAGATATTAGTTTAAATTGGTAATATTTGTTGGGTCATTCTATGCCCTTAGGGCATAGAATAGAAAAACCCTTGGAAAATATATACTTCATTTATTAGATCTTTACCTTGTGCCTTGAGGGCATATCTCATAAGCAAAACTTATTTGTATATAGTCGATATCTTATAAGGAAAACTTATTCGTACATAGTCGTGCATAATTCAGAAGGTTAAGACCTTAATAAGCATCAGAATTTCACACATAATCGATCTTAATTTTCTGATAGTACATATATGGTGCACGTTGTTTAGGCTAATATGATACGTCGGCATCACTAGTGGGCACTAGTGTCCCCTCACCGTTGGACCGGTCAAACCCTTTCTATCTGTCTCATTTTCAGGGCAATCCAACGATAACGTCAATAAGGGAGAGCATAGTTAGCGCGGTAGTTTCCAAGATAGCATAGAATTTATAAGAGAGGGTTCGACATTTGAATGACAGTCTCTCTCAAAAATGATGACGTAAATAAGAttcaacatatattttttgtaattataaaataataaattcttattGTTCTTGGCTCTTGAGAAACCGAAAAGTTCCCCACAAACACAATAATGTTT
Above is a window of Punica granatum isolate Tunisia-2019 chromosome 7, ASM765513v2, whole genome shotgun sequence DNA encoding:
- the LOC116213732 gene encoding nicotianamine synthase-like, which translates into the protein MVCQEDPLIRTICELHAKISSLETLSPCKDVNNLFTQLVLTCIPPHPIEVDSLCSKVQEIRSDLIRLCGEAEGLLESHFSSLLASFDHPLDHLHLFPYYNNYLKLARLEFDLLSQHLTCGAPARVAFVGSGPLPLTTLVLAANHLNDTVFHNYDIDPSANSKALRLVLPDPDLSKRVLFHTDDIMNVTTALGDYDVVFLAALVGMAEEEKVRVIAHLANHMAPGAILVVRSAHGARAFLYPVIDPSDLRGFEFLSVFHPTDDVINSVIIARKYMNLNDSIPIVHDIVTTMKKKLPLATKKCCEIQPFLDPLNPCGNIAEDLAIEEKSS